The Streptomyces sp. V3I7 genome segment ATGAGCGCGAGAAGCGGGGAGACGATCACGGTGGGGCCGCTGCCCCGCGAGCGCAGCAGCGACGTGGCCACGAAGTACACCGCGGACTTGCCCCAGCCCGTGCGCTGGACGACCAGGGCCCGGCGCCGCTCGGCGACCAGCGCCTCGATCGCCCGCCACTGGTCCTCGCGCAGCCGGGCCGCGCCGGAGGCGTCCCCGACGAGACGGGCGAGGACGGCATCGGCTTGCGTTCGAAGGTCCGCGTTGCTCGTGTGCTCCATGCGTCCCATCCAACAGGACGGCACTGACAATCGGGCGGTCCGCGCCGTCGGGAGCGGTGACGCCCGACGCTTGCCGTGTACCTGCCCGGACTTATCCACAGGCCCAAGCGGAATCTCGTGATCCGCGAGATGGTCTCGGCATGACGAACCACAGCGAAACGACCGGACCCTCCGAAAACGGCGACATCGCCGGCCGGGGCGACGTCACGGGACAAGAGGCCCCCGACGCGCGGATCGCGCACGAGAACCAGGTGACCCTGCGGACCCCCGCCGAACTGGCCGACGCCCTCCCGTACCTGCTCGGCTACCGCCCCGAGGACAGCATCGTGCTGGTCGCCCTCCACGACCGGGACGGCCGGGGCCGCTTCGGTGGCCGGGCCCGGCTCGGCATCCCCGCCGGCAAGGACGACTGGCAGTCCGCCGCCCGGCAACTGGCCGAGGGCCTGGTGGTCGGCAGCGAGCGCAGAGGAGTCCGGCCCGAGCAGATGGTCGCCTACGTCTGCCAGGAACCGGAGCGGGGCGAGTCGGGACGTGACGTGATGGAACGCCTGCGGCCGCTCGCCCAGCTGCTGCGCACCGAGTGCGGCCGCCTCGACGTGCCCGTCATCGAGGCCCTGTGCATCTCGGACGGACGCTACTGGTCGTACTGTTGCCCGAACGAGGGGTGCTGCCCGGACAACGGATCCCCGATGGGCCTGCCCGGCACCTCCGTCCTCGCGGCTGCGGCGACCTATGCGGGGATCCAAGTGCGCGGCAGCCTGCGCGAGTTGCGGGCGAGGCTGCTGCCCTGGGAGACCGCCGCCGCAGTGGAGCAGGAGATCGCTCTCGACTCCGTCGGCATGACCCTGGTGCCCCGCATCCTCGACGACGCGGCGCGCGGCGATGCGGCGGAGGAGACCCTCGACCTCGCCGAGTGCCTCATCGGCCGGCTCGCCGCAGCGCCCCCGGTGTCCGGCACCCTCCCGGCCGACCTCCGCGACGACGAACTGCTCACCTCGGAGGAGGCGGCGAAGCTCATCCTCGGCCTTCAGGACCGCACGACCCGGGACCGGGCGGCCGCCTGGATGGAAGGCGACGAGGCCGAACCCGCCCTGCGCCTGTGGCGCGCGCTGGCCCGCCGCTGCGTCGGACCGTACGGCGAGCACGCCGCCGCGCCGCTCACCCTCGCGGGCTGGGTCGCCTGGTCGACCGGCGACGACCTGGAGGCCAGGGAGGCCCTGGCCATGGCCCTGGGCGCGGACCACGACTACCTGTTCGCCCGCCTGCTGCACCAGGCGTGCAACGAAGGCCTGGACCCGGAGTCGATCCGCCGCGTCCTGCGCGCGGAACGCGCGGGGCGGGCGGAGTACGCGCAGGCGCGAGCGAAAGAAGCGAAGGGAGTGAAGGACGCGAAGGGAGTGAAGGACGCGAAGAAGCCTGTGCGGGAGGGCCGGCCGGACCCGGACCGGGCGGACGAGAATGCCTCTGCGTCCCGCGAGGGGGCGTCGCAGGCGCAGCCCCGGCCGCGTCGACGGCGCCGCGGCCGTTCCGGGGACGGCACCGACGGTCAGCCCCGCGCGGCCCGGCCGGAAGGCCGGCGTACGCGCCCCGACACGACGCGGCGCAAGCCTCCGGGCGACGGTCGTACGCGCCCCGGTGTGTCGAGGGCAAGCGGCGCACGCGCGCGGGCGGCGGGGAAGGCCGACACAGGACGTGGAGCGACTCCCTGGGGAGCCGGGCGATTCGGGGGTGACGACATGGTCGGGGAAGCGTGAGCTGCGTCCGGCGGCGGCCTGGGCGGCCATGACGCCGCACGTCAGACGGGCGATCCCGCGCCGTTCCCCTCGGCGACGACGGTCTCTGGTCATCGAGGGGCGGGAGCGTCTTCTTCGTGCGGGTGTTTATCGTCAGGAAGACGACTATGATCGCGGCATGCCCTACGACCCGTCAGCCTTTCCACCCTTCGCCGTCACCGTGGACCTGGTCGTGCTGACCGTGCGACGTGATGCCCTGTGCGCGCTGGCGGTACGCAGGGGCGAGCCGCCGTTCCAGGGCCGCTGGGCCCTGCCCGGCGGGTTTGTACGGGCTGACGAGGACCTGTCGCAGGCGGCGGCGCGTGAGCTGGACGAGGAGACGGGGCTGTGCGCCCACGACCCCTCCGCTCCGGCCCAGCACAACGGCGCTCATCTCGAACAGCTCGCGACTTACGGCGACCCGAAGCGCGACCCGCGCATGCGCGTGGTCAGCGTGGCGTATCTCGTCCTCGCCCCGGACCTGCCCGCGCCGCGGGCGGGCGGCGACGCCAGCAACGCGCGGTGGGTCCCGGTCGAGGAACTGCTCCAGCAGGGCGGCTACG includes the following:
- a CDS encoding NUDIX hydrolase; this translates as MPYDPSAFPPFAVTVDLVVLTVRRDALCALAVRRGEPPFQGRWALPGGFVRADEDLSQAAARELDEETGLCAHDPSAPAQHNGAHLEQLATYGDPKRDPRMRVVSVAYLVLAPDLPAPRAGGDASNARWVPVEELLQQGGYGREGEPIAPLAFDHSQILGDGVERARSKIEYSSLATAFCPPEFTVGELRRVYEAVWGVALDPRNFHRKVTGTPGFLVPTGGTTTRQGGRPAQLFRAGGAALLNPPMLRPEV
- a CDS encoding DUF4192 domain-containing protein; this encodes MTNHSETTGPSENGDIAGRGDVTGQEAPDARIAHENQVTLRTPAELADALPYLLGYRPEDSIVLVALHDRDGRGRFGGRARLGIPAGKDDWQSAARQLAEGLVVGSERRGVRPEQMVAYVCQEPERGESGRDVMERLRPLAQLLRTECGRLDVPVIEALCISDGRYWSYCCPNEGCCPDNGSPMGLPGTSVLAAAATYAGIQVRGSLRELRARLLPWETAAAVEQEIALDSVGMTLVPRILDDAARGDAAEETLDLAECLIGRLAAAPPVSGTLPADLRDDELLTSEEAAKLILGLQDRTTRDRAAAWMEGDEAEPALRLWRALARRCVGPYGEHAAAPLTLAGWVAWSTGDDLEAREALAMALGADHDYLFARLLHQACNEGLDPESIRRVLRAERAGRAEYAQARAKEAKGVKDAKGVKDAKKPVREGRPDPDRADENASASREGASQAQPRPRRRRRGRSGDGTDGQPRAARPEGRRTRPDTTRRKPPGDGRTRPGVSRASGARARAAGKADTGRGATPWGAGRFGGDDMVGEA